GTACTTTTGATAAAGAAAAACTAAAGAGTTATGCAAGCTTATTTCTTTATAACCCATTGATACAGCATATCAAACAGATTGGAGAAAAAGATTTCAAGCCGCAGAGTCAGAAATATTCCTATTTGAAAATAAGTCTTGATACGGACCTCGTAAAATTGAGTAAGGATATGGGATTGTCATTATCAAAACTTGAAATGGAAACAATAAAAAGTTATTTTGAAAAATTAAATAGAGATCCTACCGATGTTGAATTGGAAACAATTGCCCAGACCTGGAGTGAACATTGCCGTCACAAGACATTTTTAGGAAAGATAAAAATAGGTAATAATGTAATTGACAATCTTCTAAAAAATACAATAATGAAGGCGACAAAAGAAATAAATCATCCACTATGTCTATCGGTTTTTCATGATAATTCCGGTGTGATTGAATTTGATGAGAATTACGGTGTCTGCTTCAAGGTTGAAACCCATAATCATCCTTCGGCATTGGAACCCTATGGTGGTGCTGCAACTGGCATCGGTGGTGTGATAAGAGATATTCTGGGAACCGGACTTGGAGCAAAACCAATAATGAATACGGATGTTTTTTGTTTCGGCAAGCCAGAATTAAAATACGAGAAACTGCCCGAAGGCATACTACATCCAAAAAGGATAATAAAGGGTGTCTATCAGGGTGTGAGGGATTATGGCAATCGTATGGGCATTCCCACAAAGAGTGGAGCAGTTTATTTTGATGATGATTTCCTTTATAATCCACTCGTGTATTGCGGAACCGTTGGATTGATTAGAAAGGACAGGATAAAAAAGGGTGCAAAACCAGGTGATTTGATATTGCTGGTAGGTGGAAAAACCGGTCGTGATGGAATACATGGTGCGACATTTTCTTCTGCAGAGCTTTCGGTAGAGGCAGAAAAATCCTGTGTCCAGATTGGTAATCCGATTGTTGAAAAAAGGGTTCTTGATTGTTTGCTAAAAGTAAGCGAACTTGGAATTCTAAATTCAGTTACTGATTGTGGGGGTGGTGGACTATCAAGTGCCGTTGGCGAAATGGGAAAAAAGATTGGTGCAAGGGTATATCTTGAAAAGGTCCCTTTGAAATATGAAGGTTTGACACCAAGGGAGATCTGGATTTCTGAATCCCAGGAAAGAATGATATTATCTGTGCCTAAAAAATATATTAGAAAGGTTATAGATATATTTGAGAGTGAAGGGGTTGAGGCAACGGTTATCGGTGAATTCACAAATAATAAGCGATTATTGTTGTATTATAAAGGTCAGAAGGTCTGTGATATAGAGATGGAATTTTTGCACGATGGACTTCCTATGCCTGAGAAAAGGGCGAGAAAAAGAAAGATAGATTTAAAAGAAGTCAAATTTTCAATTCCAAAGGATTTAAATAAGGCCCTGCTTGAAGTCGTCGGCAGTCTGAATTGTTGTTCCCGGGAATGGCTGGTCAGGGAATATGACCATGAAGTTCAAGGTGCGAGTGTAATAAAACCATTTGTTGGAGTCTATAAAGATGGCCATCAGGATGGGGTGGTTATAAAACCTTTACTCCACAAAAATAAAGGGATCGTTGTTTCCTGTGGAATAAATCCTTCTTATGGAAAATATGACCCATATAATATGGCACTATCAGTCATTGATGAAGCCCTGCGCAACCTCGTGGCAACTGGCGGGAATATTGAAAAGGCAGCAATGCTTGATAATTTCTGTTTTGCCTCTCCGGAAAGAGAAGAGGTACTTGGTGATATAGTCCTCAGTGCCCAGGGTTGTTATGATGGGGCAAAGGCATTTGGTGTGCCTTTTATTTCAGGAAAGGACAGTTTGAATAATGAATGGCTTGATCAGAATGGAGTAAGCCATCTCATTCCCCCAACTCTTTTAATATCGGCGATAGGAATCATTGATGATGTAAAAAAATGTGTCACAATGGATTTTAAAAATATCGGAAGTTATATTTATCTTGTAGGTTTAACAAAAGAAGAGCTAGGCGGTTCGGAATATTTCAATTATCTGGGAATAAAAGGTGGTGTTGTTCCTGGTGTAGACCTAAAAATGGCGCCTAAAATAATGAAGGCACTACATAATGCAATAATCAATGACCTTGTTCTATCCTGCCATGATCTATCTGAAGGTGGGCTGGGATTGGCGATTAGTGAAATGGCGATGGCAGGTGATATTGGATGCGAGATAGACATTGCAAAAGTAAAATTCAAGGGTAAAAATCACCGCGCTGATATTGTATTATTTTCTGAATCAAACACCAGATTTTTAGTAGAAGTCATTCCGGCAAAGGCAAGAGAATTTGAAAATTATATGAAAACACTACCCTTTTCCATAATTGGAAAGACAATCAAAGAAAAGAAATTAAAGATATATGATTCAAATAAATTAATTATTGACTTGTCTGTTTCAAAACTAAGAACAAAATGGAAGAGAAAAATATTTTAGTTTCATATATTAAATCTCCGTTGACAATCTTTTAAAATTCATTATAATTCAATATGCCAAACAAGGTAGTTGTGCACTATATAGATCATAGGATTGAACGGGGTTACACCTCGGATTTTAGACCTGATAAAGCCGTATTTCATCTCGTTGTCAAGGAAGGAAATAAGGAGAAATCCATACCGGTTAAGATTGCAAATCTAAAAGCAGTATTTTTTGTAAAAGAATTAATGGGAAAGTCAAGGGCAAGGCCTGTTGAGAAAAAGACATTTGACGATATAAAAGACAAGACGCTCGTGGGGAAAAAAGTAAAAGTAGAATTTATTGATGGTGAGGTATTATATGGCTTAACAATGGGATATTCCCCTCAGCGCCAGGGTTTTTTCTTCACGCCGATAGATCCGGATAGCAATAACGAAAGGATATTTGCGGTGCTCAACGCCGTGAAAGATATTACATTTTATGATTGATTATCACAAAAATTTGATAATACCCTAAAAATGGAGTTGCTATGGACATAATAAAAAAATTGAAAAAGGATAAAAAACCTGAATC
This portion of the candidate division WOR-3 bacterium genome encodes:
- the purL gene encoding phosphoribosylformylglycinamidine synthase subunit PurL: MYRIEIKRKDDPRGKFVKEDFESIGFKGISSVEVKDVYYIYDKIPFKRVVYLAEKLFCDPVVEEYKICQGKGFEILFNPGVTDPKEDSIRKAANDLGIKLNSVKTGVNYIFRGTFDKEKLKSYASLFLYNPLIQHIKQIGEKDFKPQSQKYSYLKISLDTDLVKLSKDMGLSLSKLEMETIKSYFEKLNRDPTDVELETIAQTWSEHCRHKTFLGKIKIGNNVIDNLLKNTIMKATKEINHPLCLSVFHDNSGVIEFDENYGVCFKVETHNHPSALEPYGGAATGIGGVIRDILGTGLGAKPIMNTDVFCFGKPELKYEKLPEGILHPKRIIKGVYQGVRDYGNRMGIPTKSGAVYFDDDFLYNPLVYCGTVGLIRKDRIKKGAKPGDLILLVGGKTGRDGIHGATFSSAELSVEAEKSCVQIGNPIVEKRVLDCLLKVSELGILNSVTDCGGGGLSSAVGEMGKKIGARVYLEKVPLKYEGLTPREIWISESQERMILSVPKKYIRKVIDIFESEGVEATVIGEFTNNKRLLLYYKGQKVCDIEMEFLHDGLPMPEKRARKRKIDLKEVKFSIPKDLNKALLEVVGSLNCCSREWLVREYDHEVQGASVIKPFVGVYKDGHQDGVVIKPLLHKNKGIVVSCGINPSYGKYDPYNMALSVIDEALRNLVATGGNIEKAAMLDNFCFASPEREEVLGDIVLSAQGCYDGAKAFGVPFISGKDSLNNEWLDQNGVSHLIPPTLLISAIGIIDDVKKCVTMDFKNIGSYIYLVGLTKEELGGSEYFNYLGIKGGVVPGVDLKMAPKIMKALHNAIINDLVLSCHDLSEGGLGLAISEMAMAGDIGCEIDIAKVKFKGKNHRADIVLFSESNTRFLVEVIPAKAREFENYMKTLPFSIIGKTIKEKKLKIYDSNKLIIDLSVSKLRTKWKRKIF